The following are from one region of the Synechococcus sp. CBW1108 genome:
- a CDS encoding nucleotidyl transferase AbiEii/AbiGii toxin family protein — MSPTDPRESGGALKPQLDILPAEQRALWDELAPLRQLGFVLYGGTAIALRLGHRVSVDFDFFSNAPLNREQLWAQLPCLRSGTLLQDEYNSITSLVKAGAPNAGAKTVKLSLFGGLQLGRIATPQTTQDGVALVASERDLLATKLKVLLQRAESKDYIDIAALTPHDSDLACGLSGAMALYGSTFQPTEALKALVFFEDGDLESLPQAVRAHLQTAVIRVGHLPAAPAIVPLLAPQLT, encoded by the coding sequence ATGAGCCCGACCGATCCGCGCGAATCAGGCGGGGCCCTAAAGCCCCAACTCGACATCCTGCCGGCGGAACAACGGGCGCTCTGGGACGAACTGGCGCCGTTGCGGCAGCTCGGATTCGTGCTTTACGGGGGCACTGCTATCGCCCTGCGTCTGGGACACCGCGTATCAGTGGACTTCGATTTCTTCAGCAATGCCCCGCTCAACCGCGAACAGCTCTGGGCCCAGTTGCCCTGCCTGCGGTCCGGCACCCTGCTGCAGGATGAATACAACTCAATCACTAGTTTAGTTAAAGCTGGGGCACCTAATGCTGGGGCCAAAACTGTGAAGTTGTCCCTATTTGGTGGGTTGCAGCTGGGAAGGATCGCCACGCCCCAGACCACCCAGGATGGGGTGGCTCTGGTCGCTTCGGAGCGGGATCTGTTGGCCACCAAATTGAAAGTTCTGCTGCAACGGGCTGAAAGTAAGGACTACATCGACATCGCAGCATTGACGCCCCATGACTCCGATCTGGCCTGCGGCCTGAGTGGGGCAATGGCCCTCTACGGCTCCACGTTCCAACCGACTGAAGCCCTCAAGGCCCTGGTGTTCTTTGAAGATGGCGACCTCGAATCCCTACCCCAGGCGGTCCGCGCACACCTGCAGACTGCCGTGATCCGCGTGGGGCATCTGCCGGCAGCCCCGGCGATTGTTCCGCTACT
- a CDS encoding MGMT family protein, with protein sequence MPRTPSFDQQVYAAVARIPRGQLATYGQIAELIGAYGAARQVGWALRRLPLPSEIPWQRVVNAKGQISFTPSREGSDWIQRKLLLAEGILVDAAGNLPLARHRWQPR encoded by the coding sequence ATGCCCCGCACCCCCTCCTTCGACCAGCAGGTGTATGCCGCCGTCGCCCGCATCCCCCGCGGTCAGCTGGCCACCTACGGCCAGATCGCCGAGCTGATCGGGGCCTATGGCGCGGCGCGCCAGGTGGGTTGGGCGCTGCGGCGGCTGCCCTTGCCGTCGGAGATCCCGTGGCAGAGGGTTGTTAATGCCAAAGGCCAGATCAGCTTCACCCCCAGCCGCGAGGGCAGCGACTGGATCCAGCGCAAGCTTCTGCTGGCCGAAGGCATCCTCGTCGATGCCGCCGGCAACCTGCCCCTGGCCCGCCACCGCTGGCAGCCGCGCTAG
- a CDS encoding 16S rRNA (cytosine(967)-C(5))-methyltransferase, with protein MPQPPSPDSAAIGLAPRQLAWQVLLAVGAGAYADLALERELQRHPLEGSDRALATELAYGAIRQRRLLDAWLDALGKVPAARQPPKLRWLLHLGLYQLLFSSRVPASAAVSTTVELAKQGGMGRLAPVVNGLLRACGRRRAGAGPEPWDSLGPLPADPAGSLGLRHSLPAWLAELAGHWPEPELFGAACNQPPALDLRVNPLRSTPAAVLAAFAAAGVEAAPLADLPAGLTLRGRSGELRALPGYAEGHWCVQDRAAQAVGLLLDPQPGERILDACAAPGGKSTHLAELIGNQGQVWAVDRSEARLRRLAGNAARLGLGCIHTLVADAAQLAAEQPEWAGWFDRILLDAPCSGLGTLARHADARWRITPALIGELVRLQRQLLEALLPLLKPGGQLVYATCTVHPAENSQLLEAFGRDHPDWPCLRQWQRWPAPGGGDGFFAALLQAPPAGR; from the coding sequence ATGCCCCAGCCGCCCAGCCCAGATTCCGCAGCGATTGGCCTGGCGCCGCGCCAGCTGGCCTGGCAGGTGCTGCTGGCGGTGGGGGCCGGGGCCTACGCCGATCTGGCCCTCGAGCGGGAGCTGCAGCGCCATCCCCTCGAAGGGTCCGACCGCGCCCTGGCCACCGAACTGGCCTACGGCGCCATCCGCCAGCGGCGCCTGCTCGATGCCTGGCTCGATGCGCTTGGCAAGGTGCCGGCCGCCCGCCAGCCCCCCAAGCTGCGCTGGCTGCTGCACCTTGGCCTCTACCAACTGCTGTTCAGCAGCCGGGTGCCGGCCTCGGCGGCGGTGAGCACCACGGTGGAGCTGGCCAAGCAGGGCGGCATGGGCCGGCTGGCGCCGGTGGTCAATGGCTTACTTAGGGCCTGCGGGCGGCGGCGCGCGGGGGCCGGGCCTGAGCCCTGGGACTCCCTGGGCCCCCTGCCCGCCGACCCCGCCGGCTCCCTGGGTCTGCGCCACTCCCTGCCCGCCTGGCTGGCGGAGCTGGCCGGCCACTGGCCCGAGCCTGAGCTGTTCGGGGCCGCCTGCAACCAGCCCCCCGCCCTGGACCTGCGCGTCAATCCGCTGCGCAGCACCCCCGCCGCCGTGCTGGCGGCCTTCGCCGCCGCCGGGGTGGAGGCCGCCCCCCTGGCCGATTTGCCGGCTGGCCTCACGCTCCGTGGTCGCAGCGGCGAGCTGCGCGCCCTGCCCGGCTATGCCGAGGGCCACTGGTGCGTGCAGGATCGAGCCGCCCAGGCGGTGGGGCTGCTGCTCGATCCCCAGCCCGGCGAACGCATCCTCGATGCTTGCGCTGCCCCCGGCGGCAAGAGCACCCATCTGGCCGAGCTGATCGGCAACCAGGGCCAGGTGTGGGCGGTGGACCGCTCCGAAGCGCGCCTGCGCCGGTTGGCGGGCAACGCTGCCCGGCTTGGCCTGGGCTGCATCCACACCCTGGTGGCCGATGCGGCCCAGCTGGCGGCCGAACAACCCGAGTGGGCCGGCTGGTTTGACCGCATTCTGCTCGATGCCCCCTGCTCGGGCCTGGGCACCCTGGCCCGCCATGCGGATGCCCGCTGGCGGATCACCCCCGCCCTGATCGGCGAGCTGGTGCGGCTGCAGCGCCAGCTCCTGGAGGCCCTATTGCCGCTGCTCAAGCCCGGTGGGCAGTTGGTGTATGCCACCTGCACGGTGCATCCGGCTGAAAACAGCCAGCTCCTGGAGGCCTTCGGGCGCGACCATCCCGATTGGCCATGCCTGCGGCAGTGGCAGCGCTGGCCCGCCCCCGGCGGTGGCGATGGGTTTTTTGCCGCCCTGCTGCAGGCCCCGCCGGCGGGGCGTTAG
- a CDS encoding transglycosylase domain-containing protein, with the protein MSGAATRQAPKPRRRPNLVQAGLLAALIGGGVACGQAALVAGLDSLLPDARGINHFNRPGTLTILSADGQVVHKIGPVTREKLTPETLPKLVEQAFIAAEDRRFYQHNGIDPVGIGRALVRNISQRSVEEGASTITQQLARTVFLSQDRTLVRKLKEAALAGKLERQLSKPQILTEYLNVVYLGSSAYGVADAAWVYFSKTPDQLNLPEAALIAGLPPAPSVYSPLVNPDLALERRAVVLRRMQEAGFISSSEQLQAEASPLELKPVEPKYWDSQAPYFSSWVQQELPQVLTPEQLEVGGLTVRSSVNLAWQKEAQKAINTYATGDMEGALVAMEPGTGLVRAMVGGTDFLESQFNRAAQALRSPGSTFKLFVYLTALKEGMLPERVLRDSARCFRGYCPKNFGGRYMGSVSMVVALQNSLNTVAVALLQELGFDKVIATAKSLGISRELGRFYPMALGAYEQTVLDMTAAYAAINNGGIYVKATPFEEILGPNGELLWSRRVDGDPGQRAVSSDIAAMMMWMLQRAVQSGTGGGAALPNRPVAGKTGTSEGGRDLWFIGSIPQLTTGVWLGFDNSRATKNTSVVATYAWRAFMAPITKDLPVRQFPPRPQLADTYRGGKKPPERAKPAPVPADALPYRAPQPLDLDPSPGVEAEPGPAQQAPAGLPSIPPAAPPSAAPPAAAPAPEAPPPPPAPASPP; encoded by the coding sequence GTGAGCGGCGCAGCCACCCGCCAGGCCCCCAAGCCCCGCCGCCGCCCCAACCTGGTGCAGGCCGGGCTGCTGGCCGCCCTGATCGGGGGCGGTGTGGCCTGCGGCCAGGCGGCCCTGGTGGCTGGCCTCGACAGCCTGCTGCCCGATGCCCGTGGCATCAACCATTTCAACCGCCCAGGCACCCTCACGATCCTCTCGGCGGATGGCCAGGTGGTGCACAAGATCGGGCCGGTGACCCGCGAAAAGCTCACCCCCGAAACCCTGCCCAAACTGGTGGAGCAGGCCTTCATCGCCGCCGAAGACCGGCGCTTCTACCAGCACAACGGCATCGACCCGGTGGGGATCGGCCGCGCCCTGGTGCGCAACATCAGCCAGCGATCGGTGGAGGAGGGGGCCAGCACGATCACCCAGCAGCTGGCCCGCACCGTGTTCCTCAGCCAGGACCGCACCCTGGTGCGCAAGCTGAAGGAGGCCGCCCTGGCCGGCAAGCTCGAACGCCAGCTCAGCAAACCCCAGATCCTCACCGAATACCTCAATGTGGTGTATCTGGGCTCCAGTGCCTACGGCGTGGCCGATGCGGCCTGGGTGTACTTCTCGAAAACCCCCGACCAACTCAACCTCCCCGAAGCTGCCCTGATCGCCGGGCTGCCGCCGGCACCCTCGGTGTATTCCCCCCTGGTGAATCCTGATCTGGCCCTGGAGCGCCGGGCGGTGGTGCTGCGGCGCATGCAGGAGGCCGGCTTCATCAGCAGCAGCGAACAACTACAGGCCGAGGCTTCCCCCCTGGAGCTCAAGCCTGTCGAACCCAAGTATTGGGACAGCCAGGCCCCCTACTTCAGCAGCTGGGTGCAGCAGGAACTGCCCCAGGTGCTCACCCCCGAGCAGCTGGAAGTTGGCGGGTTGACCGTGCGCAGCAGCGTCAACCTGGCCTGGCAGAAGGAGGCGCAGAAGGCGATCAACACCTACGCCACAGGGGATATGGAGGGGGCCCTGGTGGCGATGGAGCCCGGCACCGGCCTGGTGCGGGCGATGGTGGGCGGCACCGATTTTCTCGAAAGCCAGTTCAACCGGGCGGCCCAGGCCCTGCGTTCCCCGGGCTCCACCTTCAAGTTGTTTGTCTATCTCACGGCTCTAAAGGAGGGGATGCTGCCGGAGCGGGTCCTGCGCGATTCAGCCCGCTGCTTCCGCGGCTACTGCCCGAAGAACTTCGGCGGCCGCTACATGGGCTCGGTGTCGATGGTGGTGGCCCTGCAGAACTCGCTCAACACGGTGGCGGTGGCCCTGCTCCAGGAGCTGGGCTTCGACAAGGTGATCGCCACGGCCAAGAGCCTCGGCATCAGCAGGGAGCTGGGGCGGTTCTACCCGATGGCCCTGGGCGCCTACGAGCAAACCGTCCTGGACATGACCGCGGCCTACGCCGCCATCAACAACGGCGGTATCTATGTCAAAGCCACACCGTTTGAGGAAATTCTGGGGCCCAACGGCGAGCTGCTCTGGAGCCGCCGGGTCGATGGCGACCCCGGCCAGCGGGCGGTGAGCAGCGACATCGCCGCCATGATGATGTGGATGTTGCAGCGGGCGGTGCAGTCGGGCACCGGTGGCGGTGCCGCCCTGCCAAACCGACCGGTGGCAGGCAAAACCGGCACCTCCGAGGGGGGCCGGGACCTGTGGTTCATCGGCTCCATTCCCCAGCTCACCACCGGGGTGTGGCTCGGCTTCGACAACAGCCGGGCCACCAAGAACACCAGCGTTGTGGCCACCTACGCCTGGCGGGCCTTCATGGCGCCGATCACCAAAGACCTGCCCGTGCGCCAGTTCCCGCCTCGGCCGCAGCTGGCGGACACCTACCGGGGTGGCAAAAAGCCGCCGGAGCGGGCCAAGCCGGCACCGGTGCCTGCCGATGCCCTGCCCTACCGGGCACCCCAACCGCTGGACCTCGATCCCAGCCCCGGCGTCGAAGCGGAACCGGGCCCGGCCCAGCAGGCACCAGCCGGACTGCCCAGCATCCCGCCAGCCGCACCGCCGAGTGCAGCACCCCCAGCAGCCGCCCCGGCCCCCGAAGCTCCACCACCACCCCCGGCGCCAGCCTCGCCGCCCTAA
- the chlG gene encoding chlorophyll synthase ChlG yields the protein MSNSPNPEAASGAGARQLLGMKGASGTSSIWKIRLQLMKPVTWIPLIWGELCGAAASGNFHWTFSEVGASIACMLMSGPLLAGYTQTLNDYYDREIDAINEPYRPIPSGAIPLGQVKAQIWILLLAGLGVAYALDLWAGHGTPVLLLLALGGSFVSFIYSAPPLKLKQNGWLGNYALGASYIALPWWAGQALFGQLTWTTAILTLAYSLAGLGIAVVNDFKSVEGDRALGLQSLPVAFGITRASWISAGMIDLFQLAMVAVLIAIGQHFAAVLLVLLIIPQITFQDIWLLRDPVAFDVKYQASAQPFLVLGMLVTALAIGHSSLVSSGTLVSSGSLVS from the coding sequence TTGAGCAACAGCCCCAACCCTGAAGCTGCCAGCGGCGCCGGTGCTCGCCAGCTGCTGGGCATGAAGGGTGCCAGCGGCACCAGCAGCATCTGGAAAATCCGGCTGCAGCTGATGAAGCCGGTCACCTGGATACCTCTTATCTGGGGAGAGCTCTGCGGCGCCGCCGCCTCCGGCAACTTCCACTGGACCTTCAGCGAGGTGGGCGCCTCGATCGCCTGCATGCTGATGAGCGGGCCCCTTTTGGCCGGCTACACCCAAACCCTCAACGACTACTACGACCGCGAGATCGACGCGATCAATGAGCCCTACCGGCCGATTCCCTCAGGGGCGATCCCCCTGGGCCAGGTGAAGGCCCAGATCTGGATCCTGCTGCTGGCGGGCCTCGGCGTGGCCTACGCCCTGGACCTATGGGCGGGCCACGGCACGCCGGTGCTGCTGCTGCTGGCCCTGGGCGGCTCGTTTGTAAGCTTCATCTATTCGGCACCGCCGCTGAAGCTCAAGCAGAACGGCTGGCTCGGCAACTACGCCCTGGGCGCCAGCTACATCGCCCTGCCCTGGTGGGCAGGCCAGGCCCTGTTTGGCCAGCTCACCTGGACCACCGCCATCCTCACCCTGGCCTACTCCCTGGCGGGCCTGGGCATCGCCGTGGTCAACGACTTCAAGAGCGTTGAGGGCGACCGGGCCCTGGGCCTGCAGAGCCTGCCGGTGGCCTTCGGCATCACCAGGGCCAGCTGGATCAGTGCAGGCATGATCGATCTGTTTCAACTGGCGATGGTGGCCGTGCTGATCGCCATCGGTCAGCATTTCGCCGCCGTGTTGCTGGTGCTGCTGATCATTCCCCAGATCACCTTCCAGGACATCTGGCTGCTGCGCGACCCGGTGGCCTTCGACGTCAAATACCAGGCCAGCGCCCAGCCCTTTCTGGTGCTGGGCATGCTGGTGACGGCCCTGGCGATCGGCCACAGCTCCCTGGTTAGCTCCGGCACCCTGGTTAGCTCCGGCTCTCTGGTCAGCTGA
- a CDS encoding DUF2862 domain-containing protein, with protein sequence MSQAATINVGSKVRITRVRDRISTEMVEALKADATGTVTGFRTVDGKGIGVVVALSGGQTAWFFDDEITLS encoded by the coding sequence ATGTCCCAGGCTGCCACTATCAACGTTGGCTCCAAGGTGCGGATCACCCGGGTGCGCGACCGCATTTCCACGGAGATGGTCGAGGCCCTCAAGGCTGACGCCACCGGCACCGTGACCGGCTTCCGCACCGTGGACGGCAAGGGCATCGGCGTGGTGGTGGCCCTCAGCGGTGGCCAGACAGCCTGGTTCTTTGACGACGAAATCACCCTCTCCTGA
- the hisF gene encoding imidazole glycerol phosphate synthase subunit HisF encodes MVAKRIIPCLDVADGRVVKGVNFVGLRDAGDPVELACRYSAAGADELVFLDIAASHQGRSTLVELVRRCAEAVTIPFTVGGGISSVEGITELLRAGADKVSLNSAAVRDPELVARGAERFGCQCIVVAIDARARPAGGWDVYVKGGRENTGLDTVAWARRVVALGAGEILLTSMDGDGTQAGYALELTRAVADAVSVPVIASGGAGSIDHIAQALDPGPEGGHASAALLASLLHDGVLTLEQIKRELISRQLSIRPLAGPPTLPC; translated from the coding sequence ATGGTTGCCAAGCGGATCATCCCCTGTCTCGACGTGGCCGATGGCCGGGTTGTGAAGGGGGTGAACTTCGTGGGTCTGCGGGATGCCGGTGACCCGGTGGAACTGGCCTGTCGCTACAGCGCCGCAGGGGCCGATGAGCTGGTTTTTCTCGACATCGCCGCCAGCCACCAGGGGCGCTCCACCCTGGTGGAGCTGGTGCGTCGCTGCGCCGAGGCCGTCACGATCCCCTTCACCGTGGGTGGCGGCATCAGCAGCGTGGAGGGCATCACCGAGCTGCTGCGGGCCGGCGCCGACAAGGTGAGCCTCAACTCCGCCGCCGTGCGTGATCCCGAGCTGGTGGCCCGCGGTGCGGAGCGCTTCGGCTGCCAGTGCATCGTCGTGGCCATCGACGCCCGGGCCCGCCCTGCCGGTGGCTGGGACGTGTACGTCAAGGGGGGCCGGGAGAACACCGGCCTCGATACGGTCGCCTGGGCCCGCCGGGTGGTAGCGCTGGGCGCCGGCGAGATCCTGCTCACCTCGATGGATGGCGATGGCACCCAGGCCGGCTACGCCCTTGAGCTCACCAGGGCGGTGGCCGATGCGGTGTCCGTGCCGGTGATTGCATCCGGCGGGGCCGGCTCGATCGACCACATCGCCCAGGCCCTTGATCCCGGGCCGGAAGGGGGCCATGCTTCAGCAGCTCTGCTGGCTTCCCTGCTCCATGACGGAGTGCTGACGCTCGAGCAGATCAAGCGTGAGCTGATCTCGCGTCAGCTGTCCATCCGGCCCCTGGCCGGGCCTCCCACGCTGCCCTGTTAA
- the ubiE gene encoding bifunctional demethylmenaquinone methyltransferase/2-methoxy-6-polyprenyl-1,4-benzoquinol methylase UbiE produces MGSFKPGNSASVQDLFEQIAPRYDQLNDLLSFGLHRLWKRQAITWLHPRPGQQLLDLCCGTGDLALVLAARVRPGGSVLGLDTAAAPLAVAARRAALQPWLQLCWQQGDAMATGLASGSWDGAVIAYGLRNLADSAAGLRELRRLLRPAARAAVLDFNRPVGRASSVAAGFQRLYLRRVVVPIAEQFGIEEHYAYLEESLARFPTAPQQQQLALEAGFSAARHRSLAGGLMGLLELVA; encoded by the coding sequence ATGGGCAGCTTTAAGCCGGGCAATTCTGCTTCTGTTCAAGACCTGTTTGAGCAGATCGCGCCCCGCTACGACCAGCTCAACGACCTGCTCAGCTTCGGCCTCCATCGCCTCTGGAAACGCCAGGCCATAACCTGGCTCCATCCCCGGCCTGGCCAGCAGCTGCTGGATCTGTGCTGCGGCACCGGCGACCTGGCCCTCGTTCTCGCTGCCCGGGTGCGACCAGGCGGCAGCGTGCTCGGCCTTGATACCGCTGCGGCCCCCCTGGCGGTGGCGGCGCGGCGGGCCGCTCTGCAGCCCTGGCTGCAGCTCTGCTGGCAGCAGGGCGACGCCATGGCAACCGGATTGGCGAGTGGAAGTTGGGATGGGGCGGTGATTGCCTACGGCCTGCGCAACCTGGCCGATTCCGCCGCTGGCCTGCGGGAGTTGAGGCGGCTGCTGCGCCCGGCTGCTCGGGCGGCCGTGCTCGATTTCAATCGGCCCGTCGGGCGTGCCAGTTCGGTGGCAGCCGGGTTCCAGCGCCTCTACCTCCGCCGGGTTGTGGTGCCCATTGCCGAGCAGTTCGGCATTGAGGAGCACTACGCCTACCTGGAAGAGAGCCTGGCCCGCTTTCCCACAGCCCCGCAGCAGCAGCAGCTGGCCCTGGAGGCGGGCTTCAGTGCTGCGCGCCATCGCAGCCTCGCCGGCGGCCTGATGGGCCTGCTGGAACTGGTGGCTTGA
- a CDS encoding EAL domain-containing protein, with product MESFHIQPILDLASGRICGGEVLWRPNDDLPTAEEIQALEEDPVLNISVTQDSFVFALRALDRIPANLWLSVNLSCQYIGSGKMFFRPISKQVLDLECLRRRVGRRLVVEVTEAKVAGEHELAFIHELTSIHTIAVDDFGSGDAPLSHMLNLDFSKVKLDRSIVSGVDADCFRQRFVKWLVAGCHAIDVEVIAEGVETESEATFLRRSGVNQGQGWLWSRAMPAGEFEDLLAVSSGAKGSKLG from the coding sequence TTGGAAAGCTTCCACATCCAGCCCATCCTTGATCTGGCTTCCGGGCGCATCTGCGGTGGCGAGGTGCTCTGGCGTCCCAACGACGACCTGCCCACCGCTGAAGAGATCCAGGCCCTGGAGGAAGATCCGGTTCTGAATATCTCCGTTACCCAGGATTCATTTGTTTTTGCCCTGCGGGCCCTGGACCGAATCCCGGCGAATCTGTGGTTGTCTGTAAATCTCTCCTGCCAATACATCGGTTCGGGCAAGATGTTTTTCAGGCCCATCTCCAAGCAGGTGCTGGATCTCGAATGCCTCAGGCGCAGGGTGGGCCGCCGCCTGGTGGTGGAAGTCACCGAGGCCAAGGTGGCCGGCGAACATGAGTTGGCCTTCATTCATGAGCTCACCTCCATTCACACCATCGCAGTAGATGATTTCGGCAGCGGAGATGCGCCCCTCTCCCACATGCTTAATCTCGACTTCAGCAAGGTGAAGCTGGATCGTTCGATTGTTTCTGGCGTGGATGCTGATTGCTTCCGTCAGCGGTTTGTCAAGTGGCTGGTGGCGGGCTGCCATGCCATTGATGTTGAGGTCATCGCTGAGGGAGTGGAAACGGAATCGGAGGCCACTTTCCTGCGCCGCAGCGGGGTTAACCAGGGCCAGGGCTGGCTCTGGAGCAGGGCCATGCCCGCTGGGGAGTTTGAGGATCTGCTTGCGGTCAGCTCAGGTGCCAAAGGTTCCAAGCTGGGCTGA
- the glyQ gene encoding glycine--tRNA ligase subunit alpha, producing MHFQDITATLNKFWAERGCLILQPYDTEKGAGTMSPHTVLRAIGPEPWAVAYPEPCRRPTDGRYGDNPNRAQHYFQYQVLIKPSPDGIQETYLASLEALGICAKDHDIRFVEDNWESPTLGAWGVGWEVWLDGMEVTQFTYFQQCGGLDCRPVSIEITYGLERLAMYLQDVESIWDLAWDGNRSYGDIWLPFEKGHCTYNFEASNPERLKQLFAIYEAEAADLVAAKLPAPALDFVLKCSHTFNLLEARGVISVTERTATIGRIRTLARQVAEAWLAEREALGFPLLDSARRQPAAVAP from the coding sequence GTGCACTTCCAGGACATCACCGCGACCCTGAACAAATTCTGGGCTGAGCGGGGCTGCCTGATCCTGCAGCCCTACGACACCGAGAAGGGCGCCGGCACCATGAGCCCCCACACGGTGCTTAGGGCAATCGGGCCGGAGCCCTGGGCCGTGGCCTACCCCGAACCCTGTCGCCGCCCCACCGACGGCCGCTACGGCGACAACCCCAACCGGGCCCAGCACTACTTCCAGTACCAGGTGCTGATCAAGCCGTCGCCCGATGGCATCCAGGAGACCTACCTGGCCTCCCTGGAGGCCCTGGGCATCTGCGCCAAAGACCACGACATTCGCTTCGTAGAAGACAACTGGGAATCGCCGACGCTGGGGGCCTGGGGCGTGGGCTGGGAGGTGTGGCTCGACGGCATGGAGGTGACCCAGTTCACCTACTTCCAGCAGTGCGGCGGCCTCGACTGCCGGCCCGTGTCGATCGAGATCACCTATGGCCTCGAACGCCTGGCCATGTATCTGCAGGATGTGGAGAGCATCTGGGATCTCGCCTGGGACGGCAACCGCTCCTACGGGGATATCTGGCTGCCCTTTGAGAAGGGCCACTGCACCTACAACTTCGAGGCCTCCAACCCGGAGCGGCTCAAGCAGCTGTTTGCCATCTATGAAGCTGAGGCCGCCGATCTGGTGGCGGCCAAGCTGCCGGCCCCAGCCCTCGACTTCGTGCTCAAGTGCAGCCACACCTTCAATTTGCTCGAGGCCCGCGGTGTGATCTCGGTGACTGAGCGCACCGCCACCATCGGCCGCATCCGCACCCTGGCCCGCCAGGTGGCTGAGGCCTGGCTGGCCGAGCGGGAAGCGCTGGGCTTTCCGCTGCTGGATTCGGCCAGGCGCCAGCCTGCGGCCGTGGCGCCATGA